In Salisediminibacterium beveridgei, one DNA window encodes the following:
- a CDS encoding EscU/YscU/HrcU family type III secretion system export apparatus switch protein has protein sequence MTDEQTDTHKKRAVALGYEALKDSAPTIKAKGKGYIAEEIIQRAKDNQIPVQEDESLVELLGQLEIHEKIPADLYEVVAEVFAFIYRVDRDQQLKRK, from the coding sequence ATGACAGATGAGCAAACCGATACCCATAAAAAGAGAGCTGTCGCATTAGGTTACGAAGCTTTAAAAGACAGTGCTCCGACGATTAAAGCTAAAGGGAAAGGCTACATTGCTGAGGAAATAATACAAAGAGCAAAAGACAACCAAATTCCTGTTCAAGAAGATGAATCTCTTGTTGAATTGCTTGGTCAGCTTGAAATTCACGAAAAAATTCCGGCAGATTTATATGAAGTTGTGGCTGAAGTGTTTGCGTTTATTTACAGAGTGGATCGGGACCAGCAGTTGAAACGTAAATGA
- the sucD gene encoding succinate--CoA ligase subunit alpha, producing MSILINKDTKVIVQGITGATGLFHTKQAMEYGTKIVGGVTPGKGGTEIEGIPVFDTVSDAVQSTGATASVVYVPPAFAADAIMEATDAGVDVVITITEGIPVTDMIKVKRFMEGKKTRLIGPNCPGVITPEECKIGIMPGYIHKKGHVGVVSRSGTLTYEAVHQLSTEGIGQSTAVGIGGDPVNGTDFIDVLKMFNEDEDTEAVIMIGEIGGTAEEEAAEWIKENMTKPVVGFIGGRTAPPGKRMGHAGAIISGGKGTADEKIKILNAAGVQVADTPAVMGETLIKVLKEKGLYDKCVTHPVS from the coding sequence ATGAGTATTCTCATTAACAAAGATACAAAAGTCATTGTCCAGGGAATTACCGGTGCGACAGGGCTTTTCCATACGAAACAGGCGATGGAATATGGCACGAAAATCGTCGGTGGTGTGACACCAGGGAAAGGTGGCACAGAAATTGAAGGGATACCGGTTTTTGATACAGTCAGTGATGCTGTTCAAAGTACTGGTGCTACGGCTTCAGTTGTATACGTTCCACCTGCGTTTGCAGCCGATGCAATTATGGAAGCGACGGATGCCGGAGTAGACGTGGTGATTACGATCACTGAAGGCATTCCTGTTACGGATATGATTAAAGTGAAACGCTTCATGGAGGGAAAGAAGACACGACTGATTGGTCCGAACTGTCCAGGTGTGATTACTCCGGAAGAGTGTAAAATCGGTATTATGCCGGGATATATTCATAAAAAAGGTCATGTAGGTGTTGTGTCGCGTTCAGGTACTTTGACATATGAAGCGGTTCATCAGCTTTCCACAGAAGGCATTGGACAGTCCACGGCTGTCGGAATCGGTGGGGACCCGGTAAATGGGACCGACTTCATAGATGTATTGAAAATGTTTAATGAAGACGAGGACACTGAAGCTGTGATCATGATTGGTGAAATCGGTGGTACAGCTGAAGAAGAAGCGGCTGAATGGATCAAAGAGAACATGACAAAACCGGTTGTCGGCTTCATTGGCGGCCGCACGGCTCCTCCAGGAAAACGTATGGGTCATGCTGGTGCAATTATTTCAGGAGGAAAAGGAACTGCTGATGAGAAAATAAAAATACTGAACGCTGCAGGCGTTCAGGTAGCCGATACACCAGCAGTGATGGGAGAAACACTGATTAAGGTCTTGAAAGAAAAAGGTCTCTATGATAAATGTGTCACCCACCCTGTTTCATAA
- the hslV gene encoding ATP-dependent protease subunit HslV: MTEIKGTTIFAIRHNGQAAICGDGQVTVGQAVVMKHSAVKVRRLYRDQVLAGFAGSVADAFSLYEKFESKLEEYNGQLQRAAVELAKEWRGDRVLRKLEAMLIVMDQNKLYVIAGTGEVIEPDDGITAIGSGGNYALAAGRAMKKHAADLSAEEIARESLLTAADMCVYTNDYLTLETLTYDENKQ; the protein is encoded by the coding sequence ATGACAGAAATTAAAGGTACAACGATATTTGCAATCCGTCATAATGGACAAGCTGCCATATGCGGGGACGGTCAAGTAACCGTAGGGCAGGCTGTTGTAATGAAGCATTCCGCTGTAAAGGTCCGCAGATTATACAGAGATCAAGTCCTGGCAGGCTTTGCAGGCTCAGTTGCGGATGCATTTTCTCTATATGAAAAATTTGAAAGCAAACTCGAAGAATACAATGGACAATTGCAGCGCGCAGCTGTGGAACTGGCAAAAGAATGGCGGGGGGATAGAGTTCTTCGAAAACTTGAAGCCATGCTGATCGTTATGGATCAGAATAAACTTTATGTCATTGCTGGTACTGGTGAAGTCATTGAACCAGATGACGGTATTACAGCGATCGGTTCTGGTGGAAACTATGCATTGGCTGCAGGCCGGGCAATGAAAAAGCATGCAGCTGATTTATCTGCAGAAGAGATTGCACGTGAAAGCCTTTTGACGGCTGCCGACATGTGTGTCTACACAAATGATTATTTAACTTTGGAAACGCTGACTTACGATGAAAATAAGCAATGA
- the xerA gene encoding site-specific tyrosine recombinase/integron integrase yields the protein MEMIHYDAFVQYLRIEKGVSAETVHQYMEDIKDFIDEQETAVGVPGVTHGMIRKYLSKLHSKGYARRSVARKLASLRAYWRFLEYDGYVESNPFQFVSTPKLDRKLPSFLYENEIQAIFDGIDPSSWLGSRNLALIETLYATGIRVSECTNLSIGDVDMELATMLVFGKGRKERYLPIGSFAISALSGYLNMREERFGAIHDADPLFINYRGGRLTDRGLRKVLNHIVDDASLSAKLSPHVIRHTFATHLLNEGADLRTVQELLGHSDLKATQIYTHVTRDRLRDVHRQAHPRAKR from the coding sequence ATGGAAATGATTCATTATGATGCTTTTGTGCAATATTTGCGCATTGAAAAAGGCGTATCTGCTGAGACGGTTCATCAATACATGGAAGATATTAAAGATTTCATTGACGAGCAGGAAACTGCTGTAGGTGTGCCGGGTGTCACACATGGAATGATTCGGAAATATCTGTCGAAATTACATTCCAAGGGTTATGCCCGTCGATCCGTTGCACGTAAACTGGCATCTCTCCGAGCTTATTGGCGATTCCTCGAATATGATGGTTACGTTGAGAGCAACCCATTTCAGTTTGTTTCAACGCCAAAGTTAGATCGGAAATTACCTTCTTTTTTGTATGAGAATGAAATCCAGGCGATTTTTGACGGCATCGACCCATCGAGCTGGCTCGGCAGCCGCAATCTGGCGTTGATTGAAACCCTTTACGCTACGGGTATCCGGGTTTCAGAATGCACAAACCTGTCGATCGGTGATGTAGATATGGAACTGGCGACCATGCTTGTTTTTGGGAAAGGACGTAAAGAACGTTACCTTCCAATCGGAAGTTTTGCAATCAGTGCTCTGTCCGGTTACTTAAACATGAGAGAGGAACGATTCGGTGCAATCCATGATGCCGACCCGCTGTTTATCAATTATCGCGGCGGCAGATTAACGGACAGAGGATTACGAAAAGTGCTGAATCATATTGTTGATGATGCATCACTCTCGGCAAAGTTGTCTCCGCATGTGATCAGACATACATTTGCCACGCATTTATTGAATGAGGGGGCCGATTTAAGAACGGTCCAGGAACTGCTAGGACATTCGGATTTGAAAGCGACACAAATCTATACGCATGTCACACGTGACAGGCTGAGGGATGTGCACAGACAGGCACACCCAAGAGCAAAACGGTAA
- the topA gene encoding type I DNA topoisomerase: protein MSDYLVIVESPAKAKTIGKYLGKKYNVKASMGHVIDLPKSQMGVDVEHNYQPKYITIRGKGPVLKELKQAAKKAKRIYLAADPDREGEAIAWHLADSLNIDKDSKCRVVFNEITKEAIKDSFKHPGEINTNLVDAQQARRVLDRLVGYNISPLLWKKVKKGLSAGRVQSVAVKMIIDRENEITAFVPEEYWSITAHLSKDGMDFEAKFQQLDGKKKKLASKEDVDQVLERMSKGDFEVSAISRKERKRNPVSPFITSSLQQEAARKLNFRAKKTMMLAQQLYEGVDLGKQGTVGLITYMRTDSTRLSETAKAEAKEYIDIHYGNEFHLEPKNAKKNEKAQDAHEAVRPTGVMRDPKAMKPYLSRDQYRLYKLIWERMVASQMAPAVMDTMSVDLNNGGATFRATGSKMKFLGFMKVYVEGNDEGKEEKDKILPDLTEGDKPESEKVEPNQHFTQPPPRYTEARLVRTMEELGIGRPSTYAPTLDTIQRRGYVALEDKRFVPTELGTIVLDMIQEFFPEILNVEFTAEMETRLDAVEEGSEEWVRIIDEFYKGFEKRLSFAEEEMKEVEIKDEPAGEDCEKCGHEMVYKMGRYGKFMACSNFPNCRNTKAIVKEIGVGCPKCEKGQVVERKSKKRRIFYGCDQYPECDFISWDKPIARKCPKCQEMLIEKKSKKGVQVNCSSCEYKEDRT from the coding sequence ATGTCCGATTACCTAGTCATCGTGGAATCTCCCGCAAAAGCGAAAACCATAGGGAAATACCTTGGTAAAAAATATAATGTAAAAGCTTCCATGGGACATGTGATTGACTTACCCAAAAGCCAAATGGGTGTTGATGTTGAACATAACTATCAGCCTAAATACATTACCATTCGTGGGAAGGGACCAGTACTGAAAGAACTTAAACAGGCTGCCAAAAAAGCAAAACGGATTTATCTGGCAGCTGACCCGGACCGTGAAGGTGAAGCAATCGCATGGCATCTGGCAGACAGCCTGAATATCGACAAAGATTCTAAATGCCGGGTTGTATTTAATGAAATCACAAAAGAAGCCATTAAGGATTCCTTTAAACATCCCGGAGAGATCAACACAAACCTGGTGGATGCTCAACAGGCAAGGCGCGTACTGGACCGACTGGTCGGTTATAACATCAGTCCATTACTATGGAAGAAAGTGAAAAAAGGACTCAGTGCAGGACGGGTTCAATCTGTTGCAGTGAAAATGATTATTGACCGGGAAAATGAAATCACTGCATTTGTTCCCGAAGAATACTGGTCGATCACGGCCCATTTGAGTAAAGATGGTATGGACTTTGAAGCGAAGTTTCAACAGCTGGACGGCAAAAAGAAAAAGCTGGCTTCAAAAGAAGATGTAGACCAAGTGCTCGAACGCATGAGTAAAGGGGATTTTGAAGTATCGGCTATCAGTCGAAAAGAGCGGAAGCGAAACCCGGTTTCTCCATTTATTACATCTTCCTTGCAACAAGAAGCAGCAAGAAAGTTGAATTTCAGAGCGAAAAAGACCATGATGCTTGCCCAACAACTATACGAAGGTGTAGACCTCGGTAAACAGGGAACTGTCGGTTTGATTACTTATATGCGAACGGATTCAACCCGTCTCTCAGAAACAGCGAAGGCCGAGGCAAAGGAATACATTGATATTCATTATGGGAACGAATTTCACTTGGAGCCTAAGAATGCGAAGAAAAACGAAAAGGCGCAGGATGCTCACGAAGCAGTCCGCCCAACCGGAGTAATGCGTGATCCGAAAGCGATGAAACCTTATCTTTCGAGAGATCAATACCGTCTCTATAAACTGATATGGGAACGCATGGTTGCTTCTCAAATGGCGCCAGCCGTTATGGATACCATGAGTGTGGACCTGAATAACGGCGGAGCCACGTTCCGTGCGACAGGTTCAAAAATGAAATTCCTTGGATTTATGAAAGTGTATGTAGAAGGTAATGATGAAGGGAAAGAAGAAAAGGACAAAATTCTTCCGGATTTAACAGAAGGTGATAAACCTGAATCAGAAAAGGTGGAACCGAATCAGCACTTCACTCAGCCGCCTCCAAGATATACGGAAGCCCGCCTGGTAAGAACAATGGAGGAGCTTGGCATCGGTCGTCCGTCCACCTATGCCCCGACGCTCGATACCATTCAGCGCAGAGGGTATGTTGCGCTCGAGGATAAACGCTTTGTACCCACAGAACTCGGAACGATCGTACTTGATATGATACAGGAATTCTTCCCGGAAATACTGAATGTGGAATTCACTGCAGAAATGGAAACGAGACTGGATGCAGTTGAAGAAGGCAGTGAAGAATGGGTTCGGATCATAGACGAATTTTATAAAGGTTTTGAAAAGCGTTTGAGTTTTGCAGAAGAGGAAATGAAAGAAGTGGAAATCAAAGACGAGCCTGCTGGTGAGGATTGTGAGAAATGCGGTCATGAAATGGTCTATAAAATGGGGCGTTATGGGAAATTCATGGCTTGTTCCAATTTCCCCAATTGCCGGAATACAAAAGCGATCGTCAAAGAAATAGGTGTGGGTTGTCCTAAGTGTGAAAAAGGACAGGTCGTTGAACGAAAGAGTAAAAAAAGGCGAATCTTTTATGGCTGTGATCAGTATCCGGAATGTGACTTTATTTCATGGGATAAACCAATCGCACGGAAGTGTCCGAAGTGTCAAGAGATGCTGATTGAAAAAAAATCCAAAAAAGGTGTGCAGGTCAATTGTTCGTCATGTGAATATAAAGAAGACCGTACTTGA
- the sucC gene encoding ADP-forming succinate--CoA ligase subunit beta, which yields MNIHEYQGKELLRKYGVAVPDGKVAYSVDEAVKAAEELGSKICVVKAQIHAGGRGNAGGVKVAKSLDEVRTYADEILGKVLVTHQTGPEGKEVKRLWIEEGCDIQNEYYVGIVVDRATSRITMMASEEGGTEIEEVAEKTPEKIFKEIIDPVTGLMPYQARRLAFNLNIPKEMLKEAVKFMMGLYKVFEEKDCSIAEINPLVTTGDGKVMALDAKLNFDANALFRQKDIVEYRDLDEEDPKEIEASKFDLSYISLDGNIGCMVNGAGLAMATMDIIKHYSGDPANFLDVGGGATAEKVTEAFKIILSDPHVKGIYVNIFGGIMKCDIIAEGVVAATKEVGLEIPLVVRLEGTNVELGKKILKESGLNITAADSMADGAQKIVSLVEA from the coding sequence ATGAATATCCATGAGTATCAAGGAAAAGAGCTTCTAAGGAAGTATGGAGTGGCTGTTCCTGATGGAAAAGTGGCTTACTCAGTTGATGAAGCTGTAAAAGCTGCAGAAGAACTCGGAAGCAAGATCTGTGTTGTAAAAGCTCAGATTCACGCCGGCGGACGGGGTAATGCCGGAGGGGTGAAAGTCGCAAAGTCGCTCGATGAAGTGCGTACATATGCTGATGAGATTCTTGGTAAAGTACTTGTGACGCACCAGACAGGCCCTGAAGGAAAAGAAGTGAAACGCCTTTGGATTGAAGAAGGCTGTGATATTCAAAATGAATATTATGTTGGTATCGTAGTCGACCGTGCCACGTCACGCATTACGATGATGGCATCAGAAGAAGGCGGTACAGAAATCGAAGAAGTAGCTGAAAAGACACCTGAGAAAATTTTCAAGGAGATCATCGATCCGGTAACCGGTTTGATGCCTTATCAGGCCAGACGTTTGGCTTTCAATCTCAACATTCCAAAAGAAATGTTGAAAGAAGCCGTCAAATTCATGATGGGACTTTATAAAGTGTTTGAGGAGAAGGATTGTTCTATTGCAGAAATTAATCCGCTGGTTACAACCGGTGACGGCAAAGTGATGGCGCTCGACGCCAAATTGAATTTCGATGCTAATGCATTGTTCCGTCAAAAAGATATTGTCGAATACCGTGATCTTGATGAAGAAGATCCGAAAGAAATCGAAGCGTCGAAATTCGACTTAAGCTATATCTCGCTCGATGGTAATATTGGCTGTATGGTAAATGGTGCAGGACTTGCCATGGCGACCATGGACATCATCAAGCACTACAGCGGGGATCCCGCGAATTTCCTTGACGTTGGGGGAGGTGCCACTGCTGAAAAGGTTACGGAAGCGTTCAAAATTATCCTGTCTGATCCGCATGTCAAAGGCATTTATGTCAACATTTTCGGTGGCATCATGAAGTGTGATATTATCGCTGAGGGTGTCGTTGCAGCTACGAAAGAAGTTGGGCTTGAAATACCGCTTGTTGTGAGACTTGAAGGGACAAATGTAGAATTGGGTAAAAAGATTCTTAAAGAATCCGGACTCAATATTACAGCGGCTGATTCAATGGCTGATGGTGCACAAAAAATCGTATCGCTTGTAGAAGCGTAA
- the hslU gene encoding ATP-dependent protease ATPase subunit HslU, with protein sequence MSQSLTPAQIVEQLDQSIIGQAQAKRSVAVALRNRYRRSLLDDAIREEISPKNILMIGPTGVGKTEIARRLAKLVGAPFIKVEATKFTEVGYVGRDVESMIRDLVEVSIRIVKKEKTVKVKEQAEKQANQRIIALLVPTAKKETSNYRNPLEMLFQNGPEEEEQPEPEPAEHESVRERRKRITQQLEQGDLEEREVTIEVEEQQNQMMDMIPGMEQMGMNMQDMFGGMFPKKKKKRKLPVREARKVLAEDEAQKLIDMEEVKTEAISRAEQLGIIFVDEMDKVAGKNGGQSADISREGVQRDILPVVEGSTVTTKYGTVKTDHMLFIAAGAFHVSKPSDLIPELQGRFPIRVELDSLSVDDFVKILSEPKHALIKQYQAMINIEGIELIFTDDAVKEVAEIAFDVNEQTENIGARRLHTILEKLLEDLSFEASEITMTQITITPDYVKEKLQDIVKNRDLSRFIL encoded by the coding sequence ATGAGTCAATCATTAACACCTGCACAGATCGTTGAACAACTGGATCAATCCATTATTGGTCAGGCGCAGGCAAAACGCTCGGTAGCAGTAGCGCTGCGAAACAGATACAGAAGAAGTCTATTGGATGATGCGATCCGCGAAGAAATCTCACCCAAGAACATTCTCATGATCGGTCCAACCGGCGTCGGGAAAACGGAGATTGCGAGAAGGTTGGCGAAACTTGTGGGTGCCCCTTTCATAAAAGTGGAGGCAACAAAGTTTACAGAGGTCGGCTATGTTGGACGCGATGTTGAATCCATGATTCGAGATCTGGTTGAAGTATCGATCCGGATTGTAAAAAAAGAAAAAACAGTGAAGGTCAAAGAACAGGCTGAAAAACAAGCAAATCAACGAATCATTGCTTTACTGGTGCCGACGGCCAAAAAAGAAACGAGTAATTATCGCAATCCGTTGGAGATGTTATTTCAGAACGGTCCGGAAGAAGAAGAACAACCTGAACCGGAACCGGCAGAACATGAATCTGTCCGCGAGCGTAGAAAACGGATTACCCAGCAATTGGAGCAAGGTGATCTCGAAGAGCGGGAAGTGACCATTGAGGTTGAGGAACAGCAGAATCAAATGATGGATATGATTCCCGGAATGGAACAAATGGGCATGAACATGCAGGATATGTTCGGAGGCATGTTTCCTAAGAAAAAAAAGAAACGCAAATTACCTGTTCGTGAGGCCAGAAAAGTCCTGGCTGAAGATGAAGCACAAAAGCTGATCGATATGGAAGAGGTGAAAACTGAAGCAATTTCAAGAGCCGAACAATTGGGAATCATTTTCGTGGATGAAATGGATAAGGTTGCCGGTAAAAATGGCGGCCAGTCTGCAGACATCTCCCGCGAAGGTGTGCAAAGGGATATATTGCCTGTTGTAGAGGGCTCAACGGTCACCACCAAATACGGAACGGTAAAAACCGACCATATGTTATTTATTGCTGCAGGGGCCTTTCATGTCTCCAAGCCATCAGATCTGATCCCAGAGCTTCAGGGGCGTTTCCCCATCCGTGTGGAGCTTGACAGCTTGAGTGTAGATGATTTCGTTAAAATATTGAGTGAACCCAAACACGCTTTGATCAAACAATATCAAGCGATGATCAATATCGAAGGCATTGAATTGATATTTACTGATGATGCGGTAAAAGAGGTCGCTGAAATCGCATTCGATGTGAATGAACAGACTGAGAATATTGGTGCAAGACGTCTTCATACGATTCTTGAGAAGCTCCTTGAAGATCTGTCTTTTGAGGCTTCTGAGATAACGATGACGCAAATTACGATCACGCCGGACTATGTAAAAGAAAAACTTCAGGATATAGTAAAGAACCGTGATTTAAGTCGATTTATATTATAA
- the dprA gene encoding DNA-processing protein DprA, whose product MQVPKTFRERLIHLHYCLYGASDFLCELLRVDPELTACYQWSTVEWASRFPKRGEKMQNASKALKNVSFKAIKTSLEQQNIDVITVEDELYPKLLKEVYDPPLCLYTKGNHALLAKPSFLGVVGTRWPSPYASKAVDFILGPVCIEDIVIVSGMAEGVDTLAHQKAMSMNAPTIAVTAFGFDHLYPSKLRNLYEKLQSEQLVISEYPPYMKAEKWHFPKRNRIISGLCQAVLVVEAKKRSGSLITADCAMNESRDVMAIPGPLDNPSSEGANRLIQQGAKCILTGEDILLEYPDQLTFKKKNKEVSNH is encoded by the coding sequence ATGCAGGTCCCAAAGACATTCAGAGAACGCTTAATTCATTTACACTATTGCTTGTACGGAGCTTCGGATTTTCTTTGTGAACTTTTGAGAGTTGATCCTGAATTAACGGCTTGTTATCAATGGTCAACGGTTGAATGGGCATCACGGTTTCCAAAGCGTGGAGAAAAGATGCAAAACGCTTCAAAAGCCCTGAAAAACGTATCGTTTAAGGCGATTAAAACGTCACTGGAGCAGCAGAATATCGATGTAATTACTGTGGAGGATGAGTTGTATCCAAAGTTGTTAAAAGAAGTCTATGATCCTCCTTTATGTTTATATACAAAGGGAAATCATGCATTGCTTGCAAAACCTTCATTTCTTGGTGTGGTTGGAACACGTTGGCCTTCTCCCTATGCCTCAAAAGCAGTTGACTTTATTCTTGGTCCGGTATGCATTGAGGACATTGTGATTGTCAGTGGCATGGCAGAAGGGGTCGACACATTGGCACACCAAAAAGCAATGAGCATGAACGCACCAACCATTGCTGTTACAGCGTTTGGATTCGACCACTTATATCCGTCGAAATTGAGGAACCTGTATGAAAAATTGCAGAGTGAACAGCTGGTGATCAGTGAATACCCACCGTATATGAAAGCGGAAAAATGGCATTTCCCTAAACGGAACCGGATTATCAGCGGTTTGTGTCAAGCAGTCCTGGTCGTTGAAGCAAAGAAAAGAAGCGGATCTCTGATTACAGCAGATTGTGCCATGAATGAAAGCAGGGATGTGATGGCAATACCAGGTCCATTGGATAATCCTTCCTCCGAAGGGGCAAATCGACTTATTCAACAAGGAGCCAAGTGTATATTGACTGGAGAAGATATTTTGCTGGAATATCCTGATCAGCTCACTTTTAAAAAGAAAAATAAGGAAGTGTCTAATCACTGA